TGATGGTCGCTGCGATGGTTTCGGGCGCGACGCGGACGGCGTCATAACCGACCTTGGCGGTCCCACCGGTCAGATCGACGCTGACCTCACCGATGCCGTCCACTTTGTTCAGAGCTTGCTCGATCCGCCCGACACAGGCGCTACAGGTCAGATTGCCCACCTGCAACTCGACCACCGAGGCCTTTGCCGCAACCTCGGCCGGTGCCCGACCGGAAAAAGCGACCGCGCCGGCGAACAGCACCGCCACACAACCGATAACCACCGCCAGACTCCAACGATTCATACTGTCTCCTTGCGTTTTCTGGGAAAGAAGAAATGAGCGGGGCTGCCC
This genomic stretch from Desulfuromonas acetexigens harbors:
- a CDS encoding heavy-metal-associated domain-containing protein → MNRWSLAVVIGCVAVLFAGAVAFSGRAPAEVAAKASVVELQVGNLTCSACVGRIEQALNKVDGIGEVSVDLTGGTAKVGYDAVRVAPETIAATISDAGYPATLASTGAVPATKASAGNGACPGCKPVVKKGCGGGCCG